A single Cucumis melo cultivar AY chromosome 4, USDA_Cmelo_AY_1.0, whole genome shotgun sequence DNA region contains:
- the LOC103486865 gene encoding uncharacterized protein LOC103486865 isoform X2 produces MESASFDPTPQGFNDKESMVDPFLVEALQNPRHRLTILRMELDIQKFLNNPDQQLFEFQHFPTSYLRLAAHRVAQHYGLQTMVQDSGIDGFGNRIVVRKMVENRLPSVRLSEIPAKQLDNEKHEQVKIVIRPRPNKMSGISANEGGHKQSSVRSVEERKEEYDRARARIFSSPSSPEIDDTISQTPSEGKYACSNRDETEGCRTLGGDLEKFNGRDGMTSRVAIFKDREKDRSDPDYDRNYDRYIRNLPTNQNLSLAPFIMPKIQPPFVQYDSGYSLVGHMPGTQASVNYGPHPSSVVSPFCAMGLNQASRDASYEQWQNAAMMYAHSYNQFRHSAFQAPFCQQPLSFDYSQNH; encoded by the exons ATGGAATCTGCTTCCTTTGATCCAACCCCACAAGGGTTCAATGATAAAGAGTCAATGGTTGACCCTTTCTTGGTTGAGGCTCTCCAGAATCCTCGACATCGTCTTACCA TTCTACGAATGGAACTTGACATCCAGAAGTTTTTGAATAATCCTGACCAGCAGCTTTTCGAGTTCCAGCATTTTCCCACTTCATACCTTCGACTTGCTGCTCATCGTGTTGCTCAACATTATGGCCTTCAAACCATGGTTCAGGACTCTGGCATAGATGGTTTTGGAAATAGGATTGTGGTTCGTAAAATGGTAGAAAACAGACTCCCTTCTGTGCGTTTATCTGAAATACCTGCGAAGCAATTGGACAATGAGAAACATGAGCAGGTCAAGATTGTCATCAGACCTAGGCCCAACAAGATGTCTGGAATTTCTGCCAATGAAGGAGGTCACAAACAAAGTTCTGTCAGAAGTGTGGAAGAGAGAAAGGAAGAATATGATAGGGCACGAGCTCGAATCTTCAGCTCCCCAAGTAGTCCTGAGATAGATGATACAATATCTCAAACCCCATCTGAAGGAAAGTATGCATGCTCAAACAGGGATGAGACTGAAGGCTGTAGAACTTTGGGTGGTGATTTGGAGAAATTTAATGGCAGGGATGGCATGACTTCTCGTGTTGCCATTTTTAAAGATAGGGAAAAGGATCGTAGTGACCCTGATTATGATCGCAATTACGATAG GTATATTAGGAACCTTCCAACCAATCAAAACTTAAGCTTGGCTCCTTTTATTATGCCAAAAATTCAGCCTCCATTTGTACAATATGATTCGGGTTATTCGCTCGTGGGTCATATGCCCGGAACTCAAGCTTCAGTTAACTATGGGCCTCATCCAAGTTCTGTTGTAAGCCCTTTCTGTGCAATGGGTTTAAACCAGGCATCTAGGGATGCTTCTTATGAGCAGTGGCAGAATGCTGCAATGATGTATGCCCATTCCTACAACCAGTTCAGGCATTCTGCTTTTCag GCCCCATTCTGTCAGCAACCCCTCAGCTTTGACTATTCTCAAAACCATTAG
- the LOC103486865 gene encoding uncharacterized protein LOC103486865 isoform X3, translating into MTSRLSTLRFCEKKKKVLRMELDIQKFLNNPDQQLFEFQHFPTSYLRLAAHRVAQHYGLQTMVQDSGIDGFGNRIVVRKMVENRLPSVRLSEIPAKQLDNEKHEQVKIVIRPRPNKMSGISANEGGHKQSSVRSVEERKEEYDRARARIFSSPSSPEIDDTISQTPSEGKYACSNRDETEGCRTLGGDLEKFNGRDGMTSRVAIFKDREKDRSDPDYDRNYDRYIRNLPTNQNLSLAPFIMPKIQPPFVQYDSGYSLVGHMPGTQASVNYGPHPSSVVSPFCAMGLNQASRDASYEQWQNAAMMYAHSYNQFRHSAFQPSLKQFWEPIFNFCDATTVPKRCQDGNSRPLAAK; encoded by the exons ATGACTTCTCGTCTTTCCACATTGCGTTTTtgcgagaagaagaagaaag TTCTACGAATGGAACTTGACATCCAGAAGTTTTTGAATAATCCTGACCAGCAGCTTTTCGAGTTCCAGCATTTTCCCACTTCATACCTTCGACTTGCTGCTCATCGTGTTGCTCAACATTATGGCCTTCAAACCATGGTTCAGGACTCTGGCATAGATGGTTTTGGAAATAGGATTGTGGTTCGTAAAATGGTAGAAAACAGACTCCCTTCTGTGCGTTTATCTGAAATACCTGCGAAGCAATTGGACAATGAGAAACATGAGCAGGTCAAGATTGTCATCAGACCTAGGCCCAACAAGATGTCTGGAATTTCTGCCAATGAAGGAGGTCACAAACAAAGTTCTGTCAGAAGTGTGGAAGAGAGAAAGGAAGAATATGATAGGGCACGAGCTCGAATCTTCAGCTCCCCAAGTAGTCCTGAGATAGATGATACAATATCTCAAACCCCATCTGAAGGAAAGTATGCATGCTCAAACAGGGATGAGACTGAAGGCTGTAGAACTTTGGGTGGTGATTTGGAGAAATTTAATGGCAGGGATGGCATGACTTCTCGTGTTGCCATTTTTAAAGATAGGGAAAAGGATCGTAGTGACCCTGATTATGATCGCAATTACGATAG GTATATTAGGAACCTTCCAACCAATCAAAACTTAAGCTTGGCTCCTTTTATTATGCCAAAAATTCAGCCTCCATTTGTACAATATGATTCGGGTTATTCGCTCGTGGGTCATATGCCCGGAACTCAAGCTTCAGTTAACTATGGGCCTCATCCAAGTTCTGTTGTAAGCCCTTTCTGTGCAATGGGTTTAAACCAGGCATCTAGGGATGCTTCTTATGAGCAGTGGCAGAATGCTGCAATGATGTATGCCCATTCCTACAACCAGTTCAGGCATTCTGCTTTTCag CCATCATTGAAGCAGTTCTGGGAGccaatcttcaatttttgtgATGCGACAACTGTGCCAAAAAGATGCCAAGATGGGAACAGCCGCCCCTTGGCTGCAAAATAA
- the LOC103486865 gene encoding uncharacterized protein LOC103486865 isoform X4 — MTSRLSTLRFCEKKKKVLRMELDIQKFLNNPDQQLFEFQHFPTSYLRLAAHRVAQHYGLQTMVQDSGIDGFGNRIVVRKMVENRLPSVRLSEIPAKQLDNEKHEQVKIVIRPRPNKMSGISANEGGHKQSSVRSVEERKEEYDRARARIFSSPSSPEIDDTISQTPSEGKYACSNRDETEGCRTLGGDLEKFNGRDGMTSRVAIFKDREKDRSDPDYDRNYDRYIRNLPTNQNLSLAPFIMPKIQPPFVQYDSGYSLVGHMPGTQASVNYGPHPSSVVSPFCAMGLNQASRDASYEQWQNAAMMYAHSYNQFRHSAFQAPFCQQPLSFDYSQNH, encoded by the exons ATGACTTCTCGTCTTTCCACATTGCGTTTTtgcgagaagaagaagaaag TTCTACGAATGGAACTTGACATCCAGAAGTTTTTGAATAATCCTGACCAGCAGCTTTTCGAGTTCCAGCATTTTCCCACTTCATACCTTCGACTTGCTGCTCATCGTGTTGCTCAACATTATGGCCTTCAAACCATGGTTCAGGACTCTGGCATAGATGGTTTTGGAAATAGGATTGTGGTTCGTAAAATGGTAGAAAACAGACTCCCTTCTGTGCGTTTATCTGAAATACCTGCGAAGCAATTGGACAATGAGAAACATGAGCAGGTCAAGATTGTCATCAGACCTAGGCCCAACAAGATGTCTGGAATTTCTGCCAATGAAGGAGGTCACAAACAAAGTTCTGTCAGAAGTGTGGAAGAGAGAAAGGAAGAATATGATAGGGCACGAGCTCGAATCTTCAGCTCCCCAAGTAGTCCTGAGATAGATGATACAATATCTCAAACCCCATCTGAAGGAAAGTATGCATGCTCAAACAGGGATGAGACTGAAGGCTGTAGAACTTTGGGTGGTGATTTGGAGAAATTTAATGGCAGGGATGGCATGACTTCTCGTGTTGCCATTTTTAAAGATAGGGAAAAGGATCGTAGTGACCCTGATTATGATCGCAATTACGATAG GTATATTAGGAACCTTCCAACCAATCAAAACTTAAGCTTGGCTCCTTTTATTATGCCAAAAATTCAGCCTCCATTTGTACAATATGATTCGGGTTATTCGCTCGTGGGTCATATGCCCGGAACTCAAGCTTCAGTTAACTATGGGCCTCATCCAAGTTCTGTTGTAAGCCCTTTCTGTGCAATGGGTTTAAACCAGGCATCTAGGGATGCTTCTTATGAGCAGTGGCAGAATGCTGCAATGATGTATGCCCATTCCTACAACCAGTTCAGGCATTCTGCTTTTCag GCCCCATTCTGTCAGCAACCCCTCAGCTTTGACTATTCTCAAAACCATTAG
- the LOC103486865 gene encoding uncharacterized protein LOC103486865 isoform X1, translated as MESASFDPTPQGFNDKESMVDPFLVEALQNPRHRLTILRMELDIQKFLNNPDQQLFEFQHFPTSYLRLAAHRVAQHYGLQTMVQDSGIDGFGNRIVVRKMVENRLPSVRLSEIPAKQLDNEKHEQVKIVIRPRPNKMSGISANEGGHKQSSVRSVEERKEEYDRARARIFSSPSSPEIDDTISQTPSEGKYACSNRDETEGCRTLGGDLEKFNGRDGMTSRVAIFKDREKDRSDPDYDRNYDRYIRNLPTNQNLSLAPFIMPKIQPPFVQYDSGYSLVGHMPGTQASVNYGPHPSSVVSPFCAMGLNQASRDASYEQWQNAAMMYAHSYNQFRHSAFQPSLKQFWEPIFNFCDATTVPKRCQDGNSRPLAAK; from the exons ATGGAATCTGCTTCCTTTGATCCAACCCCACAAGGGTTCAATGATAAAGAGTCAATGGTTGACCCTTTCTTGGTTGAGGCTCTCCAGAATCCTCGACATCGTCTTACCA TTCTACGAATGGAACTTGACATCCAGAAGTTTTTGAATAATCCTGACCAGCAGCTTTTCGAGTTCCAGCATTTTCCCACTTCATACCTTCGACTTGCTGCTCATCGTGTTGCTCAACATTATGGCCTTCAAACCATGGTTCAGGACTCTGGCATAGATGGTTTTGGAAATAGGATTGTGGTTCGTAAAATGGTAGAAAACAGACTCCCTTCTGTGCGTTTATCTGAAATACCTGCGAAGCAATTGGACAATGAGAAACATGAGCAGGTCAAGATTGTCATCAGACCTAGGCCCAACAAGATGTCTGGAATTTCTGCCAATGAAGGAGGTCACAAACAAAGTTCTGTCAGAAGTGTGGAAGAGAGAAAGGAAGAATATGATAGGGCACGAGCTCGAATCTTCAGCTCCCCAAGTAGTCCTGAGATAGATGATACAATATCTCAAACCCCATCTGAAGGAAAGTATGCATGCTCAAACAGGGATGAGACTGAAGGCTGTAGAACTTTGGGTGGTGATTTGGAGAAATTTAATGGCAGGGATGGCATGACTTCTCGTGTTGCCATTTTTAAAGATAGGGAAAAGGATCGTAGTGACCCTGATTATGATCGCAATTACGATAG GTATATTAGGAACCTTCCAACCAATCAAAACTTAAGCTTGGCTCCTTTTATTATGCCAAAAATTCAGCCTCCATTTGTACAATATGATTCGGGTTATTCGCTCGTGGGTCATATGCCCGGAACTCAAGCTTCAGTTAACTATGGGCCTCATCCAAGTTCTGTTGTAAGCCCTTTCTGTGCAATGGGTTTAAACCAGGCATCTAGGGATGCTTCTTATGAGCAGTGGCAGAATGCTGCAATGATGTATGCCCATTCCTACAACCAGTTCAGGCATTCTGCTTTTCag CCATCATTGAAGCAGTTCTGGGAGccaatcttcaatttttgtgATGCGACAACTGTGCCAAAAAGATGCCAAGATGGGAACAGCCGCCCCTTGGCTGCAAAATAA
- the LOC103486866 gene encoding transcription factor MYBC1-like: MKEDDSNWFSKWEQELPSPDELMPLSQTLITPDLALAFDITNSNPLNDSHPPPPPPPPPVIIQPSSTDFADSGDLGSGAGDEPARTLKRPRLVWTPQLHKRFVDAVAHLGIKNAVPKTIMQLMSVDGLTRENVASHLQKYRLYLKRMQGISGGSGGGANGGAGLVSPASDPATDHLFASSPVPPHFLHSARGNSDHFLPFVPVGALQHHHHQMAAAAAAAQYHRQVAHFGSSPPTNGQFENTFLARPVHRVGAPVSTPVTNYSEDLDSGNGTGGRKVLTLFPTGND, encoded by the coding sequence ATGAAAGAAGATGATTCGAATTGGTTCTCCAAATGGGAACAAGAACTTCCTTCTCCTGATGAATTAATGCCTCTTTCTCAAACCCTAATCACCCCTGATCTTGCTTTAGCATTTGACATCACTAACTCAAATCCTCTTAACGATTCTCATCCTCCGCCGCCTCCACCGCCCCCTCCGGTTATCATTCAGCCGAGTTCTACAGATTTTGCTGATTCGGGGGATTTGGGTTCTGGTGCTGGCGACGAACCTGCAAGAACTCTTAAACGTCCACGCCTTGTGTGGACTCCACAGCTTCATAAGCGATTTGTCGACGCTGTTGCTCATTTGGGGATCAAAAATGCCGTCCCTAAAACCATAATGCAGTTGATGAGCGTCGATGGGTTGACTCGTGAGAACGTAGCTAGTCATTTGCAGAAATACCGGCTTTATTTGAAGCGTATGCAGGGGATTTCCGGCGGTAGTGGTGGTGGAGCTAACGGCGGTGCTGGATTGGTTTCACCCGCTTCAGATCCCGCCACCGACCATTTGTTTGCGAGTTCCCCTGTTCCACCTCATTTTCTTCACTCTGCTCGGGGTAATTCCGACCATTTCTTGCCGTTTGTTCCCGTCGGAGCTCTGCAGCATCACCACCACCAGATGGCGGCAGCTGCCGCTGCCGCTCAGTACCATCGACAAGTAGCTCATTTTGGGTCGTCGCCGCCGACGAATGGGCAATTTGAGAATACGTTTTTGGCTCGCCCTGTTCATCGGGTTGGAGCGCCAGTGAGTACTCCGGTGACGAATTATAGCGAGGATTTGGATTCGGGGAATGGAACAGGAGGGAGGAAGGTTCTTACTCTTTTCCCCACTGGAAATGATTaa